A genomic window from Gossypium hirsutum isolate 1008001.06 chromosome D10, Gossypium_hirsutum_v2.1, whole genome shotgun sequence includes:
- the LOC107915483 gene encoding uncharacterized protein — MVGSFLQATTQKNYIVVTIEYFSKWMEGRFKEFCDNLHISLVHSSITTPKTNSQAEAINEKILQGLKKKVEDAKGIWLDKLLGILWSLQTTSHSGTEETPFNLMFDTEVVIPTEINLHTHQMIHYADQTNETKLKENLDFFEVKDRASIQMAI, encoded by the exons ATGGTAGGATCATTTCTACAGGCCACAACGCAGAAGAATTATATTGTGGTCACTATAGAATATTTTTCGAAGTGGATGGAG GGAAGGTTCAAGGAGTTCTGTGATAACCTCCACATTTCCCTGGTGCATAGCTCAATCACAACCCCTAAAACCAACAGCCAAGCAGAGGCTATTAATGAGAAGATCCTCCAAGGCTTAAAGAAAAAAGTGGAAGATGCAAAGGGCATATGGTTAGATAAGTTACTAGGTATTCTTTGGTCTTTACAAACCACATCACACTCAGGGACGGAGGAAACCCCTTTCAACCTCATGTTCGACACTGAAGTTGTGATACCAACTGAGATAAACCTTCATACACACCAGATGATTCATTATGCTGATCAAACCAATGAAACCAAGCTTAAGGAAAACCTAGATTTCTTTGAAGTAAAAGATCGAGCATCAATTCAGATGGCTATTTGA